Proteins co-encoded in one Meiothermus sp. genomic window:
- a CDS encoding Gfo/Idh/MocA family protein: MKRNKEFANRLHALTPKFAYVPQEDRFLMNPGPLKYRFNVIGVGVNGQEHIRVTLLEGRCTIHGVYDPNPSSVEAAQRIKAQFTEEPLVVYESLEAACHDPAVDGLIICTPNHTHLEVLKVAAQSGKHILLEKPMATNLQDAYEIWQIAQNYPRVLQIGLQYRFKPIYVEAIHEAKERKSLGEIKTITILEHREPFLDKVKQWNKFSKYSGGTLVEKCCHYFDLFNLFAESRPVSVYASGSQAVNFRDFEYGGEKSDILDNAFVIVEYANGIRANFNLCMFAPMVYEEIVICGDEGRLKASEGVNGQAYSKWENYLEVICLPDRTSRTMTPSYPALIEESGHSGATYYEHLRWIEAMDGKPNTAATAEEGFWSVVVGVAAEESVKRGEKVWVKELLEANGLGQLV, encoded by the coding sequence ATGAAACGCAACAAGGAGTTCGCCAACCGCCTCCACGCGCTCACCCCCAAGTTTGCCTACGTGCCGCAGGAGGACCGCTTCCTGATGAACCCCGGCCCCCTCAAGTACCGCTTCAATGTGATTGGGGTGGGGGTGAACGGGCAGGAGCACATCCGGGTGACGCTGCTCGAGGGCCGCTGCACCATTCACGGCGTCTACGACCCCAACCCCAGTAGCGTGGAGGCCGCCCAGCGCATCAAGGCCCAGTTCACCGAGGAACCCCTGGTGGTCTACGAAAGCCTCGAGGCCGCCTGCCACGACCCCGCGGTGGACGGGCTGATCATCTGCACCCCCAACCACACCCACCTGGAGGTGCTAAAGGTGGCCGCCCAGTCGGGCAAGCACATCCTCCTGGAAAAGCCCATGGCCACCAACCTGCAGGACGCCTACGAGATCTGGCAGATTGCGCAGAATTACCCCAGGGTGTTGCAAATCGGCCTGCAGTACCGCTTCAAGCCCATCTACGTGGAGGCCATCCACGAGGCCAAGGAACGCAAAAGCCTGGGCGAGATCAAGACCATCACCATCCTCGAGCACCGCGAGCCTTTCCTGGACAAAGTGAAGCAGTGGAACAAGTTTTCCAAGTACTCCGGCGGCACCCTGGTGGAGAAGTGCTGCCACTACTTCGATTTGTTCAATCTGTTCGCCGAGTCGCGCCCGGTGAGCGTGTACGCCTCGGGCAGCCAGGCGGTCAACTTCCGCGACTTCGAGTACGGCGGGGAGAAGTCGGACATCCTGGACAACGCCTTTGTGATCGTGGAGTACGCCAACGGTATCCGGGCCAACTTCAACCTGTGCATGTTCGCGCCCATGGTCTACGAGGAAATTGTCATCTGTGGCGACGAAGGCCGGCTCAAGGCCAGCGAGGGCGTGAACGGGCAGGCCTACTCCAAGTGGGAAAACTACCTCGAGGTCATCTGCCTCCCCGACCGCACCTCCCGCACCATGACCCCCAGCTACCCCGCCCTGATCGAGGAGAGCGGCCACAGCGGGGCCACCTACTACGAGCACCTGCGCTGGATCGAGGCCATGGACGGAAAACCCAATACTGCCGCCACCGCCGAAGAGGGCTTCTGGAGCGTGGTGGTGGGGGTGGCCGCCGAGGAGTCGGTGAAACGGGGGGAGAAGGTGTGGGTGAAGGAGTTGCTCGAGGCCAATGGGTTGGGGCAGTTGGTGTAG
- a CDS encoding DUF1501 domain-containing protein: protein MNRREFIQKSLLTLALGQGAPSLLSRTALAAQSKEKILVVVNLFGGNDQLNTLVPYRNELYYRLRPNIAIRREEVLDLGTNGERLGLHPALRPLMQMWNNGELAVIPQVGYPNPNRSHFISTSIWHTADPSRRLETGWLGRWGDLQDDPFCDTFLGGATPQAQMGERRSAPAISSIDTFSIRLPRPFEEAFDREAQRVRSGTAEEVRRAMLSLRGALDKVGQLRLVRNQAQYPDNAFGRSIADIARMIAGGLGSSVYYTTLGGWDTHAGQPPRQAELLGYLAQTLAALRADLRAIGRDKDVMVMVFSEFGRQVAENASFGTDHGEGGLMLVLGGGIRGGLYGSEPNLEDLELNALKYQTDFRNVYAAALQWIAANPQQVLGGDFQPLRLI, encoded by the coding sequence ATGAACCGACGCGAGTTTATCCAGAAGTCCTTGCTCACGCTGGCCCTGGGCCAGGGGGCCCCTTCGCTGCTCTCGAGAACCGCCCTGGCTGCCCAGTCCAAAGAAAAAATCCTGGTGGTGGTGAACCTGTTTGGCGGCAACGATCAGCTCAACACCCTGGTGCCCTACCGCAACGAGCTGTATTACCGCCTGCGCCCCAACATCGCCATCCGGCGAGAGGAGGTGCTCGACCTGGGCACCAACGGCGAACGCCTGGGCCTGCACCCGGCCCTGAGACCCCTGATGCAGATGTGGAACAACGGCGAGCTGGCGGTTATTCCCCAGGTGGGCTACCCCAACCCCAACCGGAGCCACTTTATCTCCACCTCCATCTGGCATACTGCCGACCCCAGCCGCCGGCTGGAAACCGGCTGGCTGGGCCGCTGGGGCGACCTGCAGGACGACCCCTTCTGCGATACCTTTCTGGGGGGGGCCACCCCCCAGGCCCAGATGGGCGAGCGCCGCAGCGCGCCGGCCATCAGCAGCATCGATACCTTCAGCATCCGGCTGCCCCGGCCCTTCGAGGAGGCTTTCGACCGGGAAGCCCAGCGGGTGCGCAGCGGCACCGCCGAAGAGGTGCGCCGGGCCATGCTCTCGCTGCGCGGCGCCCTGGACAAGGTGGGGCAGCTACGCCTGGTTCGGAACCAGGCCCAGTACCCCGACAACGCCTTTGGCCGCAGCATAGCCGACATCGCCCGCATGATTGCCGGTGGGCTGGGCAGCAGCGTCTACTACACCACCCTGGGGGGCTGGGATACCCACGCCGGGCAGCCCCCGCGCCAGGCCGAGCTGCTGGGGTATCTGGCCCAGACCCTGGCAGCCTTGCGGGCCGACCTGAGGGCCATTGGCCGGGATAAGGACGTCATGGTGATGGTGTTTAGCGAGTTTGGGCGCCAGGTGGCGGAAAACGCCTCGTTTGGCACCGACCACGGGGAGGGTGGGCTGATGCTGGTGCTGGGCGGTGGCATTCGGGGCGGGCTGTACGGCAGCGAGCCCAACCTGGAAGACCTCGAGCTCAACGCGCTCAAGTACCAGACCGATTTCCGCAACGTCTACGCCGCCGCCCTGCAGTGGATTGCCGCCAACCCCCAGCAGGTGTTGGGGGGCGATTTCCAGCCCCTGCGCCTGATTTAG
- a CDS encoding restriction endonuclease subunit S → MVVFEKMLKSLEDHVQTIAMESRTLTALCDMLMPKLISGEIWVKDAYWLLKERGL, encoded by the coding sequence GTGGTTGTATTTGAAAAAATGCTCAAGTCTCTTGAAGACCACGTTCAAACAATCGCTATGGAATCCCGCACCCTCACTGCCCTGTGCGACATGCTGATGCCCAAGCTCATCTCAGGTGAGATTTGGGTGAAGGATGCGTACTGGCTCTTGAAGGAGCGCGGGTTGTGA
- a CDS encoding transposase, translating into MKYDPQKHHRRSIRLKGYDYTQAGAYFITIVTQERECLFGDVVDGVMQLSEAGHMVERCWQDISTYFPNVELDAFVTMPNHLHGIIVIAHNHPVGAGLVPAQRDHATTNGATTNGATTNGATTRVAPTVGDIVGVFKSKTTVAYIRGVKQSGWPPFGGRLWQRNYYEHIIRNDTSLERIRQYIVNNPTKWGLDRENPILEGGVAIYPAER; encoded by the coding sequence GTGAAATACGACCCCCAAAAACACCACCGCCGATCCATCCGCCTGAAGGGATACGATTACACCCAGGCGGGGGCATATTTCATCACTATTGTGACGCAAGAACGCGAATGTTTGTTTGGCGATGTGGTGGATGGAGTGATGCAATTAAGCGAGGCGGGGCACATGGTCGAACGGTGTTGGCAAGACATTTCTACGTATTTCCCCAATGTCGAATTGGATGCGTTTGTGACGATGCCGAATCATCTGCACGGAATTATTGTCATTGCCCATAACCACCCCGTAGGGGCAGGCCTTGTGCCTGCCCAACGTGACCACGCAACCACCAATGGTGCAACCACCAATGGGGCAACCACCAATGGGGCAACCACAAGGGTTGCCCCTACCGTTGGGGATATTGTGGGGGTGTTCAAATCAAAAACGACGGTCGCGTATATTCGCGGCGTGAAACAATCGGGGTGGCCGCCATTTGGCGGTCGCCTTTGGCAACGCAATTATTACGAACACATCATCCGCAACGACACATCTCTAGAACGCATTCGCCAGTATATTGTGAATAACCCGACAAAATGGGGCCTGGATAGGGAAAATCCGATTTTAGAAGGCGGGGTTGCAATCTACCCCGCCGAGAGATGA